The Setaria viridis chromosome 6, Setaria_viridis_v4.0, whole genome shotgun sequence genome includes the window GGAACCGCAAGTTCTGGCTCGGCGTCAACCAGTTTGCTGACCTCACCAACGACGAGTTCAGGGCCACCAAGACTAACAAGGGCTTCAAACATAGCCCGATGAAGGTCCCTACCGGATTTAGGTACGAGAATGTTAGCATTGATGCGCTTCCGGCGACCATCGACTGGAGAACCAAGGGTGCTGTGACTCCCATCAAGGATCAGGGACAGTGTGGTAAGTACATTTAATTAGAAGGATGATACACTTGTGTCAACACTATTTTTCTGCAACTAGTGTTTGATGTACGTTGAAACATAATTAACCAATTGCAGGCTGCTGCTGGGCGTTCTCGGCTGTGGCCGCCATGGAGGGCATTGTGAAAATCAGCACCGGAAAGCTCATCTCGCTCTCGGAGCAAGAGTTGGTGGATTGCGATGTCCATGGAGAGGATCAGGGATGTGAGGGTGGTTTGATGGACGACGCCTTCAAGTTCATCATCAAGAATGGCGGCCTAACCACTGAGTCTGGCTATCCTTACACAGCTGCGGATGGCAAGTGCAAGAGTGGATCGAACAGCGCTGCGACCATCAAGGGCTATGAAGATGTGCCGGCAAACAACGAGGCAGCCCTCATGAAGGCTGTAGCTAACCAGCCTGTCTCGGTGGCTGTGGATGGAGGAGACATGACATTTCAGTTCTACTCCGGTGGTGTGATGACCGGCTCTTGCGGCACAGACTTGGATCATGGAATTGCAGCAATCGGTTATGGAAAGGCAAGTGATGGCACAAACTACTGGCTGATGAAGAACTCTTGGGGCACCACATGGGGCGAGAATGGTTACTTGAGAATGGAGAAGGATATTTCGGACAAGAGGGGCATGTGCGGCCTCGCCATGGAGCCTTCCTACCCCACTAAGTAGGTTTACCTTAGTATTTCTCAAATTCGTACATATATAGACTTATATCGAATAAAGAAGGATGCTTCTCTGTCTCGTCATGTACATATAGTCCGTTCTTATTGTCAGTAAATTGTTATATATACAAATTGATCTACTATTTAAGGATGCTTGTGCATTTCATTGTGCATTTCATGTGAAGACCATGTAAATATGTTGGATCTGTAATGATAAATACACTACATGCTGGTAATTTTCCATTGTTGGTCACCTGTGCTTATGGACAACGTGCCTTGTCAGAATAAGCAACCTAAAAAGCACATTTCTAATTTGCTATAGGCTTTCCTATGCTTTGAAAATCACTATCACTGATGAAACGAACTTAGGTGCTGTTTGGCGGTACGTGAAATGGTAATGCAAAtgcaaagggaatcagattgCGGTGTATCTTATTACATGATGGCAATTACACATTTTATTTTGCTGCACTATGTAACATCATTCGATACTGAAGGGATCGTGACACACTAAGAGGGGGTGAATTGGATGTTTAAAAACTAAGACTCCAagcatata containing:
- the LOC117862027 gene encoding senescence-specific cysteine protease SAG39 translates to MTSPKAFLLAILGCAFLFSGALAARALSDDSAMVARHEQWMAQYSRVYKDAAEKARRFEVFNANVKFIESFNAAGNRKFWLGVNQFADLTNDEFRATKTNKGFKHSPMKVPTGFRYENVSIDALPATIDWRTKGAVTPIKDQGQCGCCWAFSAVAAMEGIVKISTGKLISLSEQELVDCDVHGEDQGCEGGLMDDAFKFIIKNGGLTTESGYPYTAADGKCKSGSNSAATIKGYEDVPANNEAALMKAVANQPVSVAVDGGDMTFQFYSGGVMTGSCGTDLDHGIAAIGYGKASDGTNYWLMKNSWGTTWGENGYLRMEKDISDKRGMCGLAMEPSYPTK